TGTTTCCCTGTTTCCCTGTCTACTTGTTTCCCTGTCTACTTGTTTCCCTGTCTACTTGTTTCCCTGTTTCCCTGTTTCCCTGTCTACTTGTTTCCTTGTTTCCTTGCCTACTCGCCCACCATATTATCGATCAATGCCTGGCCAAATTCGCTGCACTTCACCTTGGTAGCATCTTCCATCAGCCGCGCAAAGTCGTAGGTCACCACCTTCTCTCCAATGGTCTTTTCCACCGCGTTGATGATCAGATCGGCGGCCTCGGTCCAGCCCATATGGCGCAGCATCATCTCGCCGCTCAGAATCACCGATGAGGGGTTGACCTTGTCCTGGCCCGCGTACTTGGGCGCGGTGCCATGGGTAGCTTCGAAGATAGAACGTCCCGTCTCGTAGTTGATGTTGGCGCCAGGAGCAATGCCAATACCGCCAACCTGGGCTGCCAGCGCGTCGCTGATGAAGTCACCATTCAGGTTCATGGTGGCAATCACCTCATACTCGGCCGGGCGGGTCAGTATCTGCTGCAGGAAGGCATCGGCAATCACGTCCTTGATGACGATCTCGCGGCCGTCGTCGGTCTTGAGCAGGTGCCACGGACCACCATCCCACAGCTCCGCGCCGAATTCATCGGCGGCCACCTGGTAACCCCAATTGCGGAAGGCGCCCTCGGTGAACTTCATGATATTGCCCTTGTGAACCAGGGTCACGCTCTTTTTTCCGTTCTCCAGGGCGTAGTTGATGGCGGCCCGAACCAGCCGGGCGGTTCCCTCCTGGCTGATCGGTTTGATGCCAATCCCCGCGCTGTCGGGAAACCGTATCTTGGCATAGCTCTCCGGGAAGGCCTCCTCGAACAATGCCTTGAAGCGTTCCATCTCGTCGGTGCCTTCCTCGAATTCGATGCCGGCGTAGATGTCTTCCGTATTCTCACGGTAAATGATCATGTCGATCAGCTCAGGCCGCTTGACCGGGCTGGGCACACCGTTGAAGTATTGAACCGGTCGCACGCAAGCATACAGATCCAGCAGCTGGCGCAAGGCCACGTTGATGCTGCGAATGCCGCCGCCCACCGGTGTGGTCAACGGGCCCTTGATTGCGACGATGTACTCGTCGATGGCGTCCACAGTTTCCTGGGGCAACCAGATCGTCTCCCCATAGACATCGTTGGCCTTATCGCCCGCATAAACCTCCATCCAGGCAATCTTGCGGCTGCCACCATAGGCCTCTTCTACAGCGGCATCGAACACCGGCTGGCTGGCAGCCCAGATGTCAGGTCCGGTGCCATCACCCTCGATGAAAGCGATAATCGGATTGTCGGGTACATGCAGTTGGCCATCCTGCAATGTGATTTTTTCCCCCTCCTGGGGAACGATGATCTTTTCAAATGCCATTGGTTATCTCCTCATAAGTAAGGGCTGAATGGCGGCACTACAAGCTCCCACTTGACCTGGAACATGATCGCCGCCATTCATGTCCCTATGTTTCGTCTGACTCGCTTCGACGCTGCAAGAGATCCAACTCACCGCGCAGGAAGAGCAACTCAGTGTGCAGCGCTTCGATCTCCTTCTCGAGTTTGGCAAATCGATCATTGAGGCTCGCCAGGACCAGCCCGACTCCAATCACCCCCAGAATCAGCAAAAGCGGAAGGAAAATTTGCATCTTGGGCTCCTTATCGAACACCGGACCAAGACATTGTATGTGTCGCCCCACCCCCCTGTCAAATCTCGGTTGGCACTGCACCGGCCGTCAACAGGAGGCCAATCAACTTCACCATTTGGGCCAGGCAGGTATAATCTCTTCCGGCATACAGAGTCCTGTTTGAAGCACAGCCCCTGGACTGCCTCTCGGAGTGGAACTTATTTTCACAGGGCCTCACGAAAATCGAGATTCGGTATCCGGTGATCCGATTCCCGTCTCGCGTCAACACCCATCGGGTTACCGTTTACTGATCACTGGCTGACACAGAATCGATCAGCCTTCTCAATCATGCCGGCCAAAAGTCGGCCGATTCGTTGGCACCGATCAGTCAGTTCCTTAAGTTCATCATCGGTCAGGTATCCACAGTCACCGGCTACTGTCAGCCAGTGTTGCGTCTCCTGTTGCTCAGCGTCGGCGTCGATGAGCTTGCTGATAAAACTCCGTTTGTAACGTCGCTTTCCCCAGGCTTCGGCGATCTGTGCCCCAATCGATCGCGACGAACGCCGAATCTGGTCGGTTAAGGCATATATCTCCTCACGAGGAAACCGTTTGGAGACCTCAAAGATTTCCCTGGACAACTGCCTGGCCAGTTGATACGCCAGAAGATCACGGAAACCCTTTGCATAGGGTAATTCACTCATTCTTCCCCCCCCCTTTTTTTTTGGTGTCCGATTACGGATTCAGGCTTCCCGTCACGACCAATCGGATCACGGAGTACGGACCTGGTAATCAGTATTCGGTATTCGGTGATCCGATTTCCATCTCGCGTCAACACCCATCGGAATACCGATCACGGATTACGGATTACGGACCTGGTAATCAGTATTCGGTATTCGGATCCTGGTCTCGCGTCAACACCCATCGGGTTACCGTTTACCGATCACGGATTACGGACCTGGTAATCAGTATTCGGTATTCGGTGATCCGATTTCCATCTCGCGTCAACACCCATCGGAATACCGATTACGGATTACGGATTACGGACCTGGTAATCAGTATTCGGTATCCGGTGATCCGATTCCCGTCTCGCGTCAACACCCATCGGGTTACCGTTTACCGATCACGGATTACGGACCTGGTAATCAGTATTCGGTATTCGGTGATCCGATTCCCGTCTCGCGTCAACACCCATCGGAATACCGATTACGGATTACCGATTACCGGTTACCGGCCTGCTAATCAGTATTCGGCAATACGCGCTACCCGCGCATCTGGCGGATCAGGTTCAGCGCCGAGCCGGCCTTGAACCACTCTATCTGGTTAGGCGACAGGGTATGGGAAAGGGTGCCCTCATCGATGCTGCCGTCGGGATGGCTGATCACCAGGCGCAGTTTACTGCCCGGCTCCAGGTCGGCCAGACCCAGAATACTGATGCGGTCCTCTTCGACGATCCTGTCGTAGTC
This DNA window, taken from Chloroflexota bacterium, encodes the following:
- a CDS encoding four helix bundle protein, which translates into the protein MSELPYAKGFRDLLAYQLARQLSREIFEVSKRFPREEIYALTDQIRRSSRSIGAQIAEAWGKRRYKRSFISKLIDADAEQQETQHWLTVAGDCGYLTDDELKELTDRCQRIGRLLAGMIEKADRFCVSQ
- the icd gene encoding NADP-dependent isocitrate dehydrogenase; protein product: MAFEKIIVPQEGEKITLQDGQLHVPDNPIIAFIEGDGTGPDIWAASQPVFDAAVEEAYGGSRKIAWMEVYAGDKANDVYGETIWLPQETVDAIDEYIVAIKGPLTTPVGGGIRSINVALRQLLDLYACVRPVQYFNGVPSPVKRPELIDMIIYRENTEDIYAGIEFEEGTDEMERFKALFEEAFPESYAKIRFPDSAGIGIKPISQEGTARLVRAAINYALENGKKSVTLVHKGNIMKFTEGAFRNWGYQVAADEFGAELWDGGPWHLLKTDDGREIVIKDVIADAFLQQILTRPAEYEVIATMNLNGDFISDALAAQVGGIGIAPGANINYETGRSIFEATHGTAPKYAGQDKVNPSSVILSGEMMLRHMGWTEAADLIINAVEKTIGEKVVTYDFARLMEDATKVKCSEFGQALIDNMVGE